In the genome of Perca fluviatilis chromosome 4, GENO_Pfluv_1.0, whole genome shotgun sequence, one region contains:
- the LOC120556785 gene encoding ADP-ribosylation factor 2-like: MGVIISHIFSRFTSKTPVRILMVGLDAAGKTTLLYRLKLAEVVSTIPTIGFNVETVEYKNISFTVWDVGGQNIIRPLWRHYYTNTQGLIFVVDSNDPERIKEAADELHRMLEEDELRGVALLVFANKQDLPRAMSVSDITEALGLSGVSQPWSVQASCAVSGTGLVEGLDWLSDQILNSRS, translated from the exons ATGGGCGTCATCATCTCCCACATCTTCTCCAGGTTCACCTCGAAGACACCTGTCCGCATTTTAATGG tgggtCTAGATGCAGCAGGTAAAACCACTCTGCTGTACAGACTGAAGCTGGCCGAGGTCGTCTCCACCATCCCAACTATCG gttttAATGTGGAGACAGTGGAGTATAAGAACATTAGTTTCACAGTGTGGGATGTTGGTGGTCAGAACATCATCAGACCTCTGTGGAGACATTACtacactaacacacag gGTCTGATATTTGTTGTCGACAGCAACGACCCCGAGAGGATTAAAGAAGCTGCTGACGAGCTGCACAGGATG TTGGAGGAGGACGAGTTGAGGGGCGTGGCCTTACTGGTGTTTGCTAACAAACAGGATTTGCCCAGAGCAATGTCTGTCAGTGACATCACCGAGGCCCTGGGCCTATCAGGAGTCTCGCAGCCG TGGTCTGTCCAGGCGTCCTGTGCCGTCAGCGGTACAGGTCTGGTCGAGGGTCTGGACTGGCTCTCCGACCAGATCCTGAACAGTAGAAGCTGA